A window from Camelus dromedarius isolate mCamDro1 chromosome 9, mCamDro1.pat, whole genome shotgun sequence encodes these proteins:
- the DHX34 gene encoding probable ATP-dependent RNA helicase DHX34 isoform X2, giving the protein MSPPRTREGRGHRDQHRAPSQEVALEKWNWNCPETRSLFEDAFFNDEGYIRQGSEECQKFWSFFERLQRFQNLKTTRKEEKDAGHPKHRITALADLPRTYDPRYRINLSVLGPDTWGPRELGRCLPPERVSEFRRALLHYLDFGQKQAFGRLAKLQRERAALPIAQYGNRILQTLKEHQVVVVAGDTGCGKSTQVPQYLLAAGFSHVACTQPRRIACISLAKRVGFESLSQYGSQVGYQIRFESTRSAATKIVFLTVGLLLRQIQWEPSLPQYQVLIVDEVHERHLHNDFLLGVLRRLLPTRPDLKVILMSATINISLFSSYFGSAPVVQVPGRLFPITVVYQPQEVEPTTSKSEKLDPRPFLRVLEAIDNKYPAEERGDLLVFLSGMAEISAVLEAAQTYASHTQRWVVLPLHSALSVADQDKVFDVAPPGVRKCILSTNIAETSVTIDGIRFVVDSGKVKEMSYDPQAKLQRLQEFWISQASAEQRKGRAGRTGPGVCFRLYAESDYDAFAPYPVPEIRRVALDALVLQMKSMNVGDPRTFPFIEPPPPSSLETAILYLQDQGALDSSEALTPIGSLLAQLPVDVVIGKMLILGSLFHLAEPVLTIAAALSVQSPFTRSAQSNPECAATRRPLESDQGDPFTLFNVFNAWVQVKSERNRNSRKWCRRRGIEEHRLYEMANLRRQFKELLEDHGLLAGAQDPKPGDSYSRLQQRRERQALYQLKRQHEEGAGRRRKVLRLQEEQDGYSSEEDPDRTTSQGAGDNVDIQDVKFKLRHNLEQLQAAASSAQALTRDQMALLKLVLGQGLYPQLAVPDPFNSGRKDSDQAKQGTVLHPTCVFANNPEVLHTQEPEVRGGEGSRDDKDKMSSKHQLLTFVSLLETNKPYLVNCVRIPALQSLLLFSRSLDTNGDCSRLVADGWLELQVADSESSVRLLAASLRLRAHWESALDRQLAHQARRRLEDGDEEEEAPVHRKEVAALSRELLQFMASKVSYSLRRLTGLEVQNLYVGPQTITATPSLPSLFGSSPPCPHPTKGGYAVTAFLTYNCLTSDADLYSDCLRTFWTCPHCGLHMPLTPLERIAHENTCPEAPRDGPPGAEEAAPEPLQKASALQRPYHCEACQKDFLFTPTEVLRHRRQHV; this is encoded by the exons ATGTCCCCTCCCAGAACAAGGGAGGGCAGGGGTCACCGGGACCAACACCGGGCTCCCAGTCAGGAGGTGGCCCTGGAGAAATGGAACTGGAATTGTCCAGAGACACGAAGCCTCTTCGAGGATGCCTTCTTCAATGATGAGGGTTATATCCGCCAGGGTTCTGAGGAATGCCAGAAATTCTGGAGCTTCTTTGAACGCTTGCAGAGATTCCAGAATCTCAAGACCACCcggaaggaggaaaaagatgcTGGCCATCCCAAGCACAGAATCACTGCCCTGGCGGACCTACCTCGCACTTACGACCCGCGCTACCGCATCAACCTCTCTGTCCTTGGCCCTGACACTTGGGGCCCTCGGGAGCTGGGCAGGTGCCTGCCCCCGGAGAGAGTGTCCGAGTTCCGCCGAGCCCTGTTGCACTACCTTGACTTTGGCCAGAAGCAGGCTTTTGGGCGGCTGGCCAAACTGCAGCGTGAGCGTGCAGCGCTCCCCATCGCCCAGTATGGGAACCGCATCCTGCAGACGCTGAAGGAAcaccaggtggtggtggtggcaggtgACACGGGCTGTGGCAAGTCCACTCAGGTGCCCCAGTACCTGCTGGCTGCTGGCTTCAGTCACGTGGCATGCACCCAGCCCCGGCGAATTGCCTGCATCTCGCTGGCCAAGCGCGTTGGCTTTGAGAGCCTCAGTCAATATGGCTCGCAG gtcGGCTATCAGATTCGTTTTGAGAGCACACGGTCGGCGGCCACCAAGATCGTGTTCCTGACTGTGGGGCTGCTCCTGAGGCAAATCCAGTGGGAGCCCAGCCTGCCCCAGTACCAGGTCCTGATTGTGGATGAAGTCCACGAGCGACACCTCCACAACGACTTCCTCCTGGGTGTCCTGCGGCGCCTGCTGCCCACCCGGCCCGACCTCAAGGTCATCCTCATGTCGGCCACCATCAACATCTCGCTCTTCTCCAGCTACTTTGGCAGCGCCCCTGTGGTCCAGGTGCCGGGGAGGCTCTTCCCCATCACG GTCGTGTACCAGCCACAAGAGGTTGAGCCGACAACGTCCAAGTCGGAGAAGCTGGACCCGCGGCCCTTCCTCAGGGTGCTGGAGGCCATTGACAATAAGTACCCTGCTGAGGAGCGGGGTGACCTCCTGGTCTTCCTCAGCGGCATGGCAGAGATCAGCGCTGTGCTCGAGGCCGCCCAGACCTACGCCAGCCACACTCAGCGCTGGGTGGTGCTACCGCTGCACAGCGCCCTCTCCGTGGCCGACCAGGACAAG GTATTTGATGTGGCCCCCCCTGGAGTCCGGAAATGCATCCTCTCCACCAACATTGCTGAGACCTCAGTCACCATTGATGGGATCCGCTTTGTAGTAGATTCTG GGAAGGTGAAGGAGATGAGCTACGACCCACAGGCCAAACTGCAGCGGCTGCAGGAGTTCTGGATCAGTCAGGCCAGTGCGGAGCAGCGGAAGGGCCGGGCAGGCCGCACGGGCCCTGGCGTCTGCTTCCGCCTGTATGCCGAATCGGACTACGATGCCTTTGCCCCATACCCTGTCCCGGAGATTCGGAGGGTCGCCCTGGATGCATTGGTGCTGCAG ATGAAGAGCATGAATGTAGGGGACCCCCGAACCTTCCCCTTCATCGAGCCCCCACCACCATCCAGCTTGGAAACGGCCATCCTCTACCTCCAGGACCAGGGGGCCCTGGACAGCTCAGAGGCCCTCACCCCCATCGGGTCCCTGCTGGCCCAGCTGCCTGTGGACGTCGTGATTG GGAAGATGCTGATCCTGGGCTCCCTGTTCCACCTGGCGGAGCCCGTGCTCACCATCGCGGCTGCCCTCAGCGTCCAGTCGCCCTTCACCCGCAGCGCCCAGAGCAACCCAGAGTGTGCGGCCACGCGGCGGCCCCTGGAGAGTGACCAGGGTGACCCCTTTACGCTCTTCAACGTCTTCAACGCTTGGGTGCAG GTGAAATCTGAACGGAACAGAAACTCACGCAAGTGGTGCCGCCGCCGGGGCATAGAGGAGCATCGGCTGTACGAGATGGCCAACCTGCGGCGCCAGTTCAAG gaGCTGTTGGAGGACCACGGGCTGctggctggggcccaggaccCGAAGCCAGGGGACAGCTACAGTCGGCTGCAGCAGCGCCGGGAGCGCCAGGCGCTCTACCAGCTCAAACGCCAGCACGAGGAGGGCGCAGGGCGCAGGCGCAAGGTGCTGCGGCTCCAGGAGGAGCAGGATGGCTACTCCAGTGAGGAGGACCCAGATCGCACAACCTCCCAGGGGGCCGGCGACAACGTGGACATCCAG GATGTGAAGTTTAAGCTGAGACACAACCTAGAGCAGCTGCAGGCAGCTGCCAGCTCAGCCCAGGCCCTGACCCGGGACCAGATGGCCCTGCTCAAGCTAGTGCTGGGCCAAGGCCTCTACCCACAACTCGCCGTCCCGGACCCCTTCAACAGCGGCCGCAAGGACTCGGACCAG GCCAAGCAGGGCACCGTGCTGCACCCCACCTGCGTCTTCGCCAACAACCCTGAGGTGTTGCACACCCAGGAGCCGGAGGTCAGGGGTGGCGAAGGAAGCCGAG ATGACAAGGACAAGATGAGCAGCAAGCACCAGCTCCTCACCTTTGTCTCCCTTCTGGAGACCAACAAACCGTACCTGGTGAACTGTGTCCGCATCCCTGCTCTCCAG TCCCTCCTGCTGTTCAGCCGGTCCCTGGACACCAATGGCGACTGCTCCCGCCTGGTGGCTGACGGCTGGCTGGAGCTTCAGGTGGCAGACAGTGAGAGTTCTGTCCGGCTCCTGGCAGCCTCCCTGCGGCTCCGGGCTCACTGGGAAAGTGCCCTGGACCGGCAGCTGGCCCACCAGGCCCGGCGGCGGCTGGAGGatggagatgaggaggaggaggctccggTCCACCGCAAGGAGGTGGCGGCCCTGAGCAGGGAGCTGTTGCAGTTCATGGCATCCAAG GTTTCCTACAGCCTCCGGCGGCTCACAGGGCTGGAAGTCCAGAACCTCTACGTGGGACCCCAGACCATCACGGCCACCCCTAGTCTCCCTAGCCTCTTTGGCAGCTCTCCCCCATGCCCCCACCCTACCAAAGGGGGCTACGCAGTCACTGCCTTCCTCACCTACAACTGCCTCACG AGTGACGCGGACTTGTACAGCGACTGTCTCCGCACCTTCTGGACCTGCCCCCACTGCGGCCTGCACATGCCTCTGACACCTTTGGAGCGCATCGCCCATGAGAACACCTGCCCTGAGGCCCCGCGGGACGGTCCTCCAG GGGCTGAGGAAGCTGCCCCTGAGCCCCTCCAGAAGGCATCTGCCCTGCAAAGGCCCTACCACTGCGAGGCCTGCCAGAAGGACTTTCTATTCACGCCCACAGAGGTGCTGCGGCACCGGAGGCAGCATGTGTGA
- the DHX34 gene encoding probable ATP-dependent RNA helicase DHX34 isoform X4, whose amino-acid sequence MSPPRTREGRGHRDQHRAPSQEVALEKWNWNCPETRSLFEDAFFNDEGYIRQGSEECQKFWSFFERLQRFQNLKTTRKEEKDAGHPKHRITALADLPRTYDPRYRINLSVLGPDTWGPRELGRCLPPERVSEFRRALLHYLDFGQKQAFGRLAKLQRERAALPIAQYGNRILQTLKEHQVVVVAGDTGCGKSTQVPQYLLAAGFSHVACTQPRRIACISLAKRVGFESLSQYGSQVGYQIRFESTRSAATKIVFLTVGLLLRQIQWEPSLPQYQVLIVDEVHERHLHNDFLLGVLRRLLPTRPDLKVILMSATINISLFSSYFGSAPVVQVPGRLFPITVVYQPQEVEPTTSKSEKLDPRPFLRVLEAIDNKYPAEERGDLLVFLSGMAEISAVLEAAQTYASHTQRWVVLPLHSALSVADQDKVFDVAPPGVRKCILSTNIAETSVTIDGIRFVVDSGKVKEMSYDPQAKLQRLQEFWISQASAEQRKGRAGRTGPGVCFRLYAESDYDAFAPYPVPEIRRVALDALVLQMKSMNVGDPRTFPFIEPPPPSSLETAILYLQDQGALDSSEALTPIGSLLAQLPVDVVIGKMLILGSLFHLAEPVLTIAAALSVQSPFTRSAQSNPECAATRRPLESDQGDPFTLFNVFNAWVQVKSERNRNSRKWCRRRGIEEHRLYEMANLRRQFKELLEDHGLLAGAQDPKPGDSYSRLQQRRERQALYQLKRQHEEGAGRRRKVLRLQEEQDGYSSEEDPDRTTSQGAGDNVDIQDVKFKLRHNLEQLQAAASSAQALTRDQMALLKLVLGQGLYPQLAVPDPFNSGRKDSDQIFHTQAKQGTVLHPTCVFANNPEVLHTQEPEVRGGEGSRDDKDKMSSKHQLLTFVSLLETNKPYLVNCVRIPALQYFSLLPVN is encoded by the exons ATGTCCCCTCCCAGAACAAGGGAGGGCAGGGGTCACCGGGACCAACACCGGGCTCCCAGTCAGGAGGTGGCCCTGGAGAAATGGAACTGGAATTGTCCAGAGACACGAAGCCTCTTCGAGGATGCCTTCTTCAATGATGAGGGTTATATCCGCCAGGGTTCTGAGGAATGCCAGAAATTCTGGAGCTTCTTTGAACGCTTGCAGAGATTCCAGAATCTCAAGACCACCcggaaggaggaaaaagatgcTGGCCATCCCAAGCACAGAATCACTGCCCTGGCGGACCTACCTCGCACTTACGACCCGCGCTACCGCATCAACCTCTCTGTCCTTGGCCCTGACACTTGGGGCCCTCGGGAGCTGGGCAGGTGCCTGCCCCCGGAGAGAGTGTCCGAGTTCCGCCGAGCCCTGTTGCACTACCTTGACTTTGGCCAGAAGCAGGCTTTTGGGCGGCTGGCCAAACTGCAGCGTGAGCGTGCAGCGCTCCCCATCGCCCAGTATGGGAACCGCATCCTGCAGACGCTGAAGGAAcaccaggtggtggtggtggcaggtgACACGGGCTGTGGCAAGTCCACTCAGGTGCCCCAGTACCTGCTGGCTGCTGGCTTCAGTCACGTGGCATGCACCCAGCCCCGGCGAATTGCCTGCATCTCGCTGGCCAAGCGCGTTGGCTTTGAGAGCCTCAGTCAATATGGCTCGCAG gtcGGCTATCAGATTCGTTTTGAGAGCACACGGTCGGCGGCCACCAAGATCGTGTTCCTGACTGTGGGGCTGCTCCTGAGGCAAATCCAGTGGGAGCCCAGCCTGCCCCAGTACCAGGTCCTGATTGTGGATGAAGTCCACGAGCGACACCTCCACAACGACTTCCTCCTGGGTGTCCTGCGGCGCCTGCTGCCCACCCGGCCCGACCTCAAGGTCATCCTCATGTCGGCCACCATCAACATCTCGCTCTTCTCCAGCTACTTTGGCAGCGCCCCTGTGGTCCAGGTGCCGGGGAGGCTCTTCCCCATCACG GTCGTGTACCAGCCACAAGAGGTTGAGCCGACAACGTCCAAGTCGGAGAAGCTGGACCCGCGGCCCTTCCTCAGGGTGCTGGAGGCCATTGACAATAAGTACCCTGCTGAGGAGCGGGGTGACCTCCTGGTCTTCCTCAGCGGCATGGCAGAGATCAGCGCTGTGCTCGAGGCCGCCCAGACCTACGCCAGCCACACTCAGCGCTGGGTGGTGCTACCGCTGCACAGCGCCCTCTCCGTGGCCGACCAGGACAAG GTATTTGATGTGGCCCCCCCTGGAGTCCGGAAATGCATCCTCTCCACCAACATTGCTGAGACCTCAGTCACCATTGATGGGATCCGCTTTGTAGTAGATTCTG GGAAGGTGAAGGAGATGAGCTACGACCCACAGGCCAAACTGCAGCGGCTGCAGGAGTTCTGGATCAGTCAGGCCAGTGCGGAGCAGCGGAAGGGCCGGGCAGGCCGCACGGGCCCTGGCGTCTGCTTCCGCCTGTATGCCGAATCGGACTACGATGCCTTTGCCCCATACCCTGTCCCGGAGATTCGGAGGGTCGCCCTGGATGCATTGGTGCTGCAG ATGAAGAGCATGAATGTAGGGGACCCCCGAACCTTCCCCTTCATCGAGCCCCCACCACCATCCAGCTTGGAAACGGCCATCCTCTACCTCCAGGACCAGGGGGCCCTGGACAGCTCAGAGGCCCTCACCCCCATCGGGTCCCTGCTGGCCCAGCTGCCTGTGGACGTCGTGATTG GGAAGATGCTGATCCTGGGCTCCCTGTTCCACCTGGCGGAGCCCGTGCTCACCATCGCGGCTGCCCTCAGCGTCCAGTCGCCCTTCACCCGCAGCGCCCAGAGCAACCCAGAGTGTGCGGCCACGCGGCGGCCCCTGGAGAGTGACCAGGGTGACCCCTTTACGCTCTTCAACGTCTTCAACGCTTGGGTGCAG GTGAAATCTGAACGGAACAGAAACTCACGCAAGTGGTGCCGCCGCCGGGGCATAGAGGAGCATCGGCTGTACGAGATGGCCAACCTGCGGCGCCAGTTCAAG gaGCTGTTGGAGGACCACGGGCTGctggctggggcccaggaccCGAAGCCAGGGGACAGCTACAGTCGGCTGCAGCAGCGCCGGGAGCGCCAGGCGCTCTACCAGCTCAAACGCCAGCACGAGGAGGGCGCAGGGCGCAGGCGCAAGGTGCTGCGGCTCCAGGAGGAGCAGGATGGCTACTCCAGTGAGGAGGACCCAGATCGCACAACCTCCCAGGGGGCCGGCGACAACGTGGACATCCAG GATGTGAAGTTTAAGCTGAGACACAACCTAGAGCAGCTGCAGGCAGCTGCCAGCTCAGCCCAGGCCCTGACCCGGGACCAGATGGCCCTGCTCAAGCTAGTGCTGGGCCAAGGCCTCTACCCACAACTCGCCGTCCCGGACCCCTTCAACAGCGGCCGCAAGGACTCGGACCAG ATCTTCCACACCCAGGCCAAGCAGGGCACCGTGCTGCACCCCACCTGCGTCTTCGCCAACAACCCTGAGGTGTTGCACACCCAGGAGCCGGAGGTCAGGGGTGGCGAAGGAAGCCGAG ATGACAAGGACAAGATGAGCAGCAAGCACCAGCTCCTCACCTTTGTCTCCCTTCTGGAGACCAACAAACCGTACCTGGTGAACTGTGTCCGCATCCCTGCTCTCCAG TACTTCAGCCTGCTTCCCGTTAACTAG
- the DHX34 gene encoding probable ATP-dependent RNA helicase DHX34 isoform X1, whose translation MSPPRTREGRGHRDQHRAPSQEVALEKWNWNCPETRSLFEDAFFNDEGYIRQGSEECQKFWSFFERLQRFQNLKTTRKEEKDAGHPKHRITALADLPRTYDPRYRINLSVLGPDTWGPRELGRCLPPERVSEFRRALLHYLDFGQKQAFGRLAKLQRERAALPIAQYGNRILQTLKEHQVVVVAGDTGCGKSTQVPQYLLAAGFSHVACTQPRRIACISLAKRVGFESLSQYGSQVGYQIRFESTRSAATKIVFLTVGLLLRQIQWEPSLPQYQVLIVDEVHERHLHNDFLLGVLRRLLPTRPDLKVILMSATINISLFSSYFGSAPVVQVPGRLFPITVVYQPQEVEPTTSKSEKLDPRPFLRVLEAIDNKYPAEERGDLLVFLSGMAEISAVLEAAQTYASHTQRWVVLPLHSALSVADQDKVFDVAPPGVRKCILSTNIAETSVTIDGIRFVVDSGKVKEMSYDPQAKLQRLQEFWISQASAEQRKGRAGRTGPGVCFRLYAESDYDAFAPYPVPEIRRVALDALVLQMKSMNVGDPRTFPFIEPPPPSSLETAILYLQDQGALDSSEALTPIGSLLAQLPVDVVIGKMLILGSLFHLAEPVLTIAAALSVQSPFTRSAQSNPECAATRRPLESDQGDPFTLFNVFNAWVQVKSERNRNSRKWCRRRGIEEHRLYEMANLRRQFKELLEDHGLLAGAQDPKPGDSYSRLQQRRERQALYQLKRQHEEGAGRRRKVLRLQEEQDGYSSEEDPDRTTSQGAGDNVDIQDVKFKLRHNLEQLQAAASSAQALTRDQMALLKLVLGQGLYPQLAVPDPFNSGRKDSDQIFHTQAKQGTVLHPTCVFANNPEVLHTQEPEVRGGEGSRDDKDKMSSKHQLLTFVSLLETNKPYLVNCVRIPALQSLLLFSRSLDTNGDCSRLVADGWLELQVADSESSVRLLAASLRLRAHWESALDRQLAHQARRRLEDGDEEEEAPVHRKEVAALSRELLQFMASKVSYSLRRLTGLEVQNLYVGPQTITATPSLPSLFGSSPPCPHPTKGGYAVTAFLTYNCLTSDADLYSDCLRTFWTCPHCGLHMPLTPLERIAHENTCPEAPRDGPPGAEEAAPEPLQKASALQRPYHCEACQKDFLFTPTEVLRHRRQHV comes from the exons ATGTCCCCTCCCAGAACAAGGGAGGGCAGGGGTCACCGGGACCAACACCGGGCTCCCAGTCAGGAGGTGGCCCTGGAGAAATGGAACTGGAATTGTCCAGAGACACGAAGCCTCTTCGAGGATGCCTTCTTCAATGATGAGGGTTATATCCGCCAGGGTTCTGAGGAATGCCAGAAATTCTGGAGCTTCTTTGAACGCTTGCAGAGATTCCAGAATCTCAAGACCACCcggaaggaggaaaaagatgcTGGCCATCCCAAGCACAGAATCACTGCCCTGGCGGACCTACCTCGCACTTACGACCCGCGCTACCGCATCAACCTCTCTGTCCTTGGCCCTGACACTTGGGGCCCTCGGGAGCTGGGCAGGTGCCTGCCCCCGGAGAGAGTGTCCGAGTTCCGCCGAGCCCTGTTGCACTACCTTGACTTTGGCCAGAAGCAGGCTTTTGGGCGGCTGGCCAAACTGCAGCGTGAGCGTGCAGCGCTCCCCATCGCCCAGTATGGGAACCGCATCCTGCAGACGCTGAAGGAAcaccaggtggtggtggtggcaggtgACACGGGCTGTGGCAAGTCCACTCAGGTGCCCCAGTACCTGCTGGCTGCTGGCTTCAGTCACGTGGCATGCACCCAGCCCCGGCGAATTGCCTGCATCTCGCTGGCCAAGCGCGTTGGCTTTGAGAGCCTCAGTCAATATGGCTCGCAG gtcGGCTATCAGATTCGTTTTGAGAGCACACGGTCGGCGGCCACCAAGATCGTGTTCCTGACTGTGGGGCTGCTCCTGAGGCAAATCCAGTGGGAGCCCAGCCTGCCCCAGTACCAGGTCCTGATTGTGGATGAAGTCCACGAGCGACACCTCCACAACGACTTCCTCCTGGGTGTCCTGCGGCGCCTGCTGCCCACCCGGCCCGACCTCAAGGTCATCCTCATGTCGGCCACCATCAACATCTCGCTCTTCTCCAGCTACTTTGGCAGCGCCCCTGTGGTCCAGGTGCCGGGGAGGCTCTTCCCCATCACG GTCGTGTACCAGCCACAAGAGGTTGAGCCGACAACGTCCAAGTCGGAGAAGCTGGACCCGCGGCCCTTCCTCAGGGTGCTGGAGGCCATTGACAATAAGTACCCTGCTGAGGAGCGGGGTGACCTCCTGGTCTTCCTCAGCGGCATGGCAGAGATCAGCGCTGTGCTCGAGGCCGCCCAGACCTACGCCAGCCACACTCAGCGCTGGGTGGTGCTACCGCTGCACAGCGCCCTCTCCGTGGCCGACCAGGACAAG GTATTTGATGTGGCCCCCCCTGGAGTCCGGAAATGCATCCTCTCCACCAACATTGCTGAGACCTCAGTCACCATTGATGGGATCCGCTTTGTAGTAGATTCTG GGAAGGTGAAGGAGATGAGCTACGACCCACAGGCCAAACTGCAGCGGCTGCAGGAGTTCTGGATCAGTCAGGCCAGTGCGGAGCAGCGGAAGGGCCGGGCAGGCCGCACGGGCCCTGGCGTCTGCTTCCGCCTGTATGCCGAATCGGACTACGATGCCTTTGCCCCATACCCTGTCCCGGAGATTCGGAGGGTCGCCCTGGATGCATTGGTGCTGCAG ATGAAGAGCATGAATGTAGGGGACCCCCGAACCTTCCCCTTCATCGAGCCCCCACCACCATCCAGCTTGGAAACGGCCATCCTCTACCTCCAGGACCAGGGGGCCCTGGACAGCTCAGAGGCCCTCACCCCCATCGGGTCCCTGCTGGCCCAGCTGCCTGTGGACGTCGTGATTG GGAAGATGCTGATCCTGGGCTCCCTGTTCCACCTGGCGGAGCCCGTGCTCACCATCGCGGCTGCCCTCAGCGTCCAGTCGCCCTTCACCCGCAGCGCCCAGAGCAACCCAGAGTGTGCGGCCACGCGGCGGCCCCTGGAGAGTGACCAGGGTGACCCCTTTACGCTCTTCAACGTCTTCAACGCTTGGGTGCAG GTGAAATCTGAACGGAACAGAAACTCACGCAAGTGGTGCCGCCGCCGGGGCATAGAGGAGCATCGGCTGTACGAGATGGCCAACCTGCGGCGCCAGTTCAAG gaGCTGTTGGAGGACCACGGGCTGctggctggggcccaggaccCGAAGCCAGGGGACAGCTACAGTCGGCTGCAGCAGCGCCGGGAGCGCCAGGCGCTCTACCAGCTCAAACGCCAGCACGAGGAGGGCGCAGGGCGCAGGCGCAAGGTGCTGCGGCTCCAGGAGGAGCAGGATGGCTACTCCAGTGAGGAGGACCCAGATCGCACAACCTCCCAGGGGGCCGGCGACAACGTGGACATCCAG GATGTGAAGTTTAAGCTGAGACACAACCTAGAGCAGCTGCAGGCAGCTGCCAGCTCAGCCCAGGCCCTGACCCGGGACCAGATGGCCCTGCTCAAGCTAGTGCTGGGCCAAGGCCTCTACCCACAACTCGCCGTCCCGGACCCCTTCAACAGCGGCCGCAAGGACTCGGACCAG ATCTTCCACACCCAGGCCAAGCAGGGCACCGTGCTGCACCCCACCTGCGTCTTCGCCAACAACCCTGAGGTGTTGCACACCCAGGAGCCGGAGGTCAGGGGTGGCGAAGGAAGCCGAG ATGACAAGGACAAGATGAGCAGCAAGCACCAGCTCCTCACCTTTGTCTCCCTTCTGGAGACCAACAAACCGTACCTGGTGAACTGTGTCCGCATCCCTGCTCTCCAG TCCCTCCTGCTGTTCAGCCGGTCCCTGGACACCAATGGCGACTGCTCCCGCCTGGTGGCTGACGGCTGGCTGGAGCTTCAGGTGGCAGACAGTGAGAGTTCTGTCCGGCTCCTGGCAGCCTCCCTGCGGCTCCGGGCTCACTGGGAAAGTGCCCTGGACCGGCAGCTGGCCCACCAGGCCCGGCGGCGGCTGGAGGatggagatgaggaggaggaggctccggTCCACCGCAAGGAGGTGGCGGCCCTGAGCAGGGAGCTGTTGCAGTTCATGGCATCCAAG GTTTCCTACAGCCTCCGGCGGCTCACAGGGCTGGAAGTCCAGAACCTCTACGTGGGACCCCAGACCATCACGGCCACCCCTAGTCTCCCTAGCCTCTTTGGCAGCTCTCCCCCATGCCCCCACCCTACCAAAGGGGGCTACGCAGTCACTGCCTTCCTCACCTACAACTGCCTCACG AGTGACGCGGACTTGTACAGCGACTGTCTCCGCACCTTCTGGACCTGCCCCCACTGCGGCCTGCACATGCCTCTGACACCTTTGGAGCGCATCGCCCATGAGAACACCTGCCCTGAGGCCCCGCGGGACGGTCCTCCAG GGGCTGAGGAAGCTGCCCCTGAGCCCCTCCAGAAGGCATCTGCCCTGCAAAGGCCCTACCACTGCGAGGCCTGCCAGAAGGACTTTCTATTCACGCCCACAGAGGTGCTGCGGCACCGGAGGCAGCATGTGTGA